From the Hevea brasiliensis isolate MT/VB/25A 57/8 chromosome 15, ASM3005281v1, whole genome shotgun sequence genome, one window contains:
- the LOC110646141 gene encoding uncharacterized protein LOC110646141 isoform X2 produces the protein MEEMNIDQVVDVPDTPDRLAARHINGAQSGKESNSSVAGPSRTDFRDKECLNQPGARSSENGHLNPQRIAGKMTGFEPHSKSVALSPSENSCPSKNAPLFGRGTMAYNSKPETRLSIGMQHTDKRKPESTKIPSRSRVHIEEEALFDMAFLCRASKTLQSEKTRDVQVSSNGGSNLHFAPTTSNNAFKGKEKIGVNAGNGFGLTINDGKGIDLTGGSQPKIEKQISSPHVSVISPKVTGRKRLVRNGCISPHNIATSAKKLADSHRVGSTNVGKDHCSSMVSDGPSEVDINDIVGEENNCYRAKGKGLVFHQSTSMEPNVKIGHASTSCGANSKAANETSDASRDALLGGWRGTRNRAKNICQIEGADGCFIDEQHGNRVLRRNSGNGNVTKIASDSGDQGEGQTASRPVSGLNQKSQSHHNIHSKRQKKHRLTSRNHSECSTMVPDDSEILFLGSSEASSSSRSSRTLNRQHQGILEPIYEIDELLPERRNHSSPGLGSMNDDSDSRARQVEADEILARELQEQLYHETPIFGGSEIDENIAWVLQQEEDAFRNASSQNHPRLRLRSSATMHANRQPQPQSFQNPSNRRRAQAQVPAARTSLRNRLLNRPPSALSRARNHSHTALSRASSFQFPLGMDLDMRLDILEALEDAVGEFSDMNMTASRILQVQRDFNENAKVQLFLLH, from the exons ATGGAGGAGATGAACATTGACCAGGTAGTGGATGTACCTGATACTCCTGATAGATTAGCTGCACGGCATATTAATGGTGCACAATCAGGAAAAGAAAGTAATTCATCAGTAGCTGGTCCTTCAAGAACAGATTTTAGGGATAAAGAATGTTTGAATCAGCCGGGGGCTAGGAGCAGTGAAAATGGGCACTTGAATCCTCAAAGAATTGCTGGCAAGATGACTGGATTTGAGCCTCACAGTAAGTCTGTTGCTTTGTCTCCATCAGAAAATTCCTGTCCTTCCAAGAATGCTCCTTTATTTGGAAGAGGAACAATGGCCTATAACTCCAAGCCTGAAACTCGACTTTCTATTGGAATGCAACATACGGACAAAAGGAAACCCGAGTCTACTAAAATTCCTTCAAGATCACGTGTTCATATAGAAGAGGAAGCTCTATTTGACATGGCTTTTCTATGCAGGGCATCAAAAACTCTGCAGTCTGAAAAGACAAGAGATGTTCAGGTATCATCTAATGGTGGCTCCAACTTACATTTTGCCCCTACGACATCCAACAATGCCTTTAAAGGGAAGGAAAAGATAGGTGTGAATGCAGGTAACGGTTTTGGTTTGACCATAAATGATGGAAAAGGGATTGATCTCACTGGtggttctcaaccaaaaattgaaaaacaaatcTCTTCTCCTCATGTCTCTGTTATTTCACCAAAAGTAACTGGACGAAAAAGATTGGTGCGAAATGGATGTATTTCTCCACATAATATAGCCACTAGTGCAAAAAAATTAGCTGACAGTCACCGAGTTGGTTCCACCAATGTTGGAAAAGATCACTGCAGTAGCATGGTTTCTGATGGTCCATCTGAGGTAGATATCAATGACATAGTAGGTGAAGAGAATAATTGTTATAGAGCAAAAGGAAAAGGGTTGGTGTTTCATCAGTCTACATCAATGGAGCCAAATGTAAAGATTGGTCATGCTTCTACCAG TTGTGGGGCTAATAGTAAGGCAGCTAATGAAACCAGTGATGCCAGCAGAGATGCATTATTAGGTGGTTGGAGAGGTACACGCAACCGTGCAAAGAACATATGTCAAATAGAAGGTGCAGATGGATGTTTTATTGATGAGCAGCATGGAAACAGAGTGTTAAGAAGAAATAGTGGGAATGGAAATGTTACCAAGATTGCAAGTGATTCTGGAGATCAGGGTGAAGGCCAAACAGCTTCCAGGCCTGTGTCTGGGCTCAATCAAAAAAGTCAATCCCATCATAATATACATAGTAAAAGGCAAAAGAAACATCGACTGACTTCAAGAAATCACAGTGAATGCTCTACAATGGTTCCTGATGACTCTGAAATCTTGTTCCTGGGTTCATCTGAGGCGTCATCCAGCTCAAGATCATCCAGAACCTTAAATAGACAACATCAGGGTATTTTGGAaccaatttatgaaattgatgagTTGTTACCTGAAAGGAGAAACCACTCCTCTCCAGGATTAGGTTCCATGAATGATGATTCAGATTCCAGGGCAAGACAAGTGGAAGCAGATGAAATTTTGGCTCGTGAACTCCAAGAACAATTGTATCATGAGACGCCAATATTTGGAGGCAGTGAG ATTGATGAAAATATAGCATGGGTACTGCAGCAGGAGGAGGATGCTTTCCGCAATGCTTCTAGTCAAAATCACCCTAGACTACGTCTT AGAAGCTCAGCTACAATGCATGCGAATAGACAACCCCAGCCACAGTCCTTTCAGAACCCTTCAAATAGGAGACGAGCCCAGGCTCAAGTTCCTGCTGCTAGAACATCATTGAGGAATCGCTTATTGAACCGACCTCCTTCAGCATTATCTAGAGCCAGAAACCATTCTCATACAGCATTATCTAGAGCCAGTAGTTTCCAGTTTCCTTTGGGCATGGACTTAGACATG AGACTTGATATATTGGAAGCATTAGAAGATGCAGTAGGGGAATTCAGTGATATGAATATGACAGCTAGTCGCATTCTTCAAGTTCAGCGTGATTTTAATGA AAATGCTAAGGTGCAGTTGTTCCTTTTGCATTGA